A portion of the Pseudomonas koreensis genome contains these proteins:
- a CDS encoding bifunctional protein-serine/threonine kinase/phosphatase, whose product MALQLSFAEASATGPRAENQDALRSVTPAPALAVSKGFLFAIADGVSQCADGGLAARSTLQALALDYYATPETWSVAQALDRLLLAQNRWLQANGGGQPLLTTVSALVMRGRRFTLAHVGDCRVYRWHADRLQRISEDHVWEQPGMQHVLKRALGLDQHLVLDFLDGELREGESFVLLSDGVGSTLGDTAIAAILRDQPDLHSAAQTLVNAAHLAGSQDNASALLVRVDALGESNIGDALVQLQQWPLPPALKPGQAFEGWQVQGIIGQSQQSLLYRVLDGHGQPWLLKTLPTRLADDPQAGQALLSEEWFLKRVAGRHFPEIHACTQRQHLYYVMREYAGTTLAEVFQHRGPLPLAQWQDIAERLLRAVGLLHRRQILHRDIKPENLLLGDDGELRLLDFGLAYCPGLSEDAPATLPGTPSFIAPEAFRGEPPNAQQDLYSVGVTLYYLLTGHFPYGEIEAFQRPRFGVPVSASRYRPDLPEWLAQSLERGVAADPQQRFETAEEWLLVLEQGERRSLSVRPRPLLEREPLKVWRTMALLALLGNVVLLVLLFHH is encoded by the coding sequence ATGGCCCTGCAACTGAGTTTCGCCGAAGCCAGCGCCACCGGCCCACGCGCGGAGAATCAGGACGCCCTGCGTTCGGTGACACCCGCGCCGGCATTGGCGGTAAGCAAGGGTTTTCTGTTCGCCATCGCCGACGGCGTCAGTCAATGCGCCGACGGCGGCCTCGCCGCGCGTTCAACCTTGCAGGCGCTGGCGCTGGACTACTACGCCACGCCGGAAACCTGGAGTGTGGCCCAGGCGCTGGATCGCCTGCTGCTCGCGCAAAATCGCTGGCTGCAGGCCAACGGCGGCGGGCAACCGCTGCTGACCACGGTCAGCGCGCTGGTGATGCGCGGTCGGCGCTTCACCCTCGCCCATGTCGGCGATTGCCGGGTCTATCGCTGGCATGCCGACCGGTTGCAGCGCATCAGCGAGGATCACGTCTGGGAGCAACCGGGCATGCAGCATGTGCTCAAACGTGCGCTCGGGCTCGATCAGCATCTGGTGCTGGACTTCCTCGACGGTGAATTGCGAGAGGGCGAAAGCTTCGTCCTGCTCAGCGACGGCGTCGGGTCGACCTTAGGCGATACCGCGATCGCGGCAATTCTGCGTGATCAACCGGATCTGCACAGCGCGGCGCAAACCCTGGTCAACGCCGCGCATCTGGCCGGCAGTCAGGACAATGCCAGTGCCCTGCTGGTGCGCGTCGATGCGCTGGGCGAATCGAACATCGGCGATGCGCTGGTGCAGCTGCAGCAATGGCCGCTGCCGCCAGCGCTGAAACCCGGGCAAGCGTTTGAAGGCTGGCAGGTGCAAGGCATCATCGGCCAGAGCCAGCAATCGCTGCTGTATCGCGTGCTCGATGGCCACGGCCAGCCGTGGCTGTTGAAGACCTTGCCGACGCGCTTGGCCGACGATCCACAGGCCGGGCAAGCGCTGCTGTCCGAGGAATGGTTCCTCAAGCGCGTGGCCGGACGGCATTTTCCGGAAATCCATGCCTGCACCCAGCGTCAGCATTTGTATTACGTCATGCGCGAATATGCCGGGACGACACTGGCCGAAGTGTTTCAACACCGCGGCCCGCTGCCATTGGCGCAATGGCAGGACATTGCCGAGCGCCTGTTGCGCGCGGTGGGGCTGTTGCATCGGCGGCAGATTCTGCACCGCGATATCAAACCGGAAAACCTCCTGCTGGGTGATGATGGCGAGCTGCGCTTGCTGGATTTCGGGCTGGCTTATTGCCCGGGCTTGTCGGAAGACGCGCCGGCGACATTGCCGGGAACGCCAAGCTTCATTGCTCCGGAAGCGTTTCGCGGCGAACCACCGAATGCACAGCAGGATTTGTATTCAGTTGGCGTCACCCTTTATTACCTGCTCACCGGGCATTTTCCCTACGGCGAGATCGAAGCGTTCCAGCGGCCCCGGTTTGGCGTGCCGGTCAGTGCCAGTCGCTATCGCCCGGACTTGCCGGAATGGCTGGCGCAGAGTCTGGAACGCGGCGTCGCAGCCGATCCGCAGCAACGCTTTGAAACGGCTGAAGAGTGGTTGCTGGTGCTGGAACAGGGTGAGCGACGTAGTTTGAGTGTGCGGCCTCGGCCCTTGTTGGAGCGAGAGCCCTTGAAGGTCTGGAGGACGATGGCGCTTCTGGCATTGCTCGGGAATGTGGTGCTGCTGGTTTTGTTGTTTCATCACTGA